In Pseudomonas nunensis, a single window of DNA contains:
- a CDS encoding Ku protein — MARAIWKGAISFGLVHIPVALVSATSSHGVDFDWLDSRSMDPVGYKRVNKVTGKEVTKEHIVKGVAYEKGRYVVLSEEEIRSAHPLSTQTIDIFAFVDSEQIPLQNIDTPYYLAPDKRGGKVYALLRETLSKTNKVALAHVVLHTRQHLAALMPLESAMVLVMLRWPAEVRSLDELELGSEVTKPELAKGELDMAKRLVEDMSADWKPEDYRDSFEDKIMALVEKKANEGKIEDVESAAGEEERKTADVIDLTELLKRSLGGKAASKPAAKPRKAAAKPAPAKKATKSSRG, encoded by the coding sequence ATGGCCCGAGCAATCTGGAAAGGCGCAATCAGTTTTGGCTTGGTGCACATCCCTGTGGCACTGGTGTCGGCGACTTCATCTCATGGGGTGGATTTCGACTGGCTCGACAGCCGGAGCATGGACCCGGTGGGCTACAAACGCGTCAACAAAGTCACCGGCAAGGAAGTCACCAAGGAACACATCGTCAAAGGCGTCGCCTACGAAAAGGGCCGCTATGTGGTGCTCAGCGAAGAGGAAATTCGTTCGGCGCACCCGTTGTCGACCCAGACCATCGACATCTTCGCCTTTGTCGACAGCGAACAGATCCCGCTGCAAAACATCGACACACCCTATTACTTGGCGCCGGACAAACGCGGTGGCAAGGTCTATGCGCTGCTGCGTGAAACCCTGAGCAAAACCAACAAGGTCGCCCTCGCCCATGTCGTGCTGCATACCCGGCAACACCTGGCGGCGCTGATGCCGCTGGAATCAGCGATGGTGTTGGTGATGCTGCGCTGGCCGGCGGAAGTGCGCAGCCTCGATGAACTGGAATTGGGCAGTGAGGTGACCAAACCCGAGCTGGCCAAGGGTGAACTGGACATGGCCAAGCGGCTGGTCGAGGACATGAGTGCCGACTGGAAACCCGAGGATTACCGCGACAGTTTCGAAGACAAGATCATGGCGCTGGTGGAGAAAAAGGCCAATGAAGGCAAGATCGAGGACGTCGAGAGCGCCGCCGGCGAAGAGGAACGTAAAACTGCGGATGTCATTGATCTGACTGAACTGCTCAAACGCAGCCTCGGTGGCAAGGCAGCCAGCAAACCGGCGGCCAAGCCGCGCAAAGCCGCGGCCAAACCGGCCCCGGCGAAAAAAGCCACGAAGAGTTCGCGTGGCTGA